In the genome of Sphingomonas naphthae, one region contains:
- a CDS encoding UDP-glucose dehydrogenase family protein has translation MRIAMIGTGYVGLVSGACFSDFGHDVICVDKDAGKIASIEAGKMPIYEPGLEDLVSSNVKAGRLTFTTDLAAAVADADAVFIGVGTPSRRGDGHADLSYVFAATREIAAAVKKPVVIVTKSTVPVGTGDEVERIIREVNPDIQAHVVSNPEFLREGAAIDDFKRPDRIVCGTESEDAKEVMREIYRPLYLNQAPLLFVSRRTSELIKYAANAFLAVKITFINEIADLCEAVGANVQDVSRGIGLDNRIGSKFLHAGPGYGGSCFPKDTLALLKTSEDYQTPQRIVEATVQVNDSRKRAMGRKVLKAMGGDARGKTVAVLGLTFKPETDDMRDAPSIAVVQALQDAGAKIRAYDPEGMEQARPLMPGVEMCDGPYVAAEGASALVIVTEWSEFRALDLNRMATVMAEKVLVDLRNIYPSREIDKAGFSYTGVGR, from the coding sequence ATGCGCATTGCGATGATCGGCACCGGCTATGTCGGCCTCGTCTCGGGGGCCTGCTTCTCCGATTTCGGCCATGACGTGATCTGCGTGGACAAGGACGCGGGCAAGATCGCCTCGATCGAGGCCGGCAAGATGCCGATCTACGAGCCGGGGCTGGAAGATCTGGTGTCGTCCAACGTGAAGGCGGGCCGGCTCACCTTCACCACCGATCTCGCCGCCGCTGTGGCCGATGCCGACGCGGTGTTCATCGGCGTCGGTACCCCCTCGCGCCGGGGCGATGGCCATGCCGATCTCTCCTACGTGTTCGCCGCCACGCGCGAGATTGCGGCGGCGGTGAAGAAGCCGGTCGTGATCGTCACCAAATCGACCGTGCCGGTCGGCACCGGCGACGAGGTCGAGCGGATCATCCGCGAGGTGAACCCCGACATCCAGGCGCATGTCGTCTCCAACCCGGAATTCCTGCGCGAAGGTGCCGCGATCGACGATTTCAAGCGGCCCGACCGCATCGTCTGCGGCACCGAGAGCGAGGACGCCAAGGAGGTGATGCGCGAAATCTATCGCCCGCTGTACCTCAACCAGGCGCCCCTGCTGTTCGTCAGCCGCCGCACCAGCGAACTCATCAAATATGCCGCCAACGCCTTCCTCGCGGTGAAGATCACCTTCATCAACGAGATCGCCGATCTGTGCGAGGCGGTGGGCGCCAACGTGCAGGACGTGTCGCGCGGCATCGGCCTCGACAATCGCATCGGTTCCAAATTCCTCCACGCCGGCCCCGGCTATGGCGGGTCGTGCTTCCCGAAGGACACGCTGGCGCTCCTCAAGACTTCCGAGGATTATCAGACGCCGCAGCGGATCGTGGAGGCGACCGTGCAGGTCAACGACAGCCGCAAGCGCGCCATGGGCCGCAAGGTGCTGAAGGCGATGGGCGGCGACGCGCGCGGCAAGACCGTCGCGGTGCTGGGCCTGACCTTCAAGCCCGAGACCGACGACATGCGCGACGCGCCCTCGATCGCGGTGGTGCAGGCCTTGCAGGATGCCGGCGCCAAGATCCGCGCCTACGATCCCGAGGGCATGGAACAGGCCCGGCCGCTGATGCCGGGCGTCGAGATGTGCGACGGCCCCTATGTGGCGGCCGAGGGCGCCAGCGCGCTGGTGATCGTGACCGAGTGGAGCGAGTTCCGCGCGCTCGATCTCAACCGCATGGCGACGGTGATGGCCGAAAAGGTGCTGGTCGACCTGCGCAACATCTATCCCTCGCGTGAGATCGACAAGGCGGGCTTCAGCTATACCGGCGTCGGCCGTTAA
- the galE gene encoding UDP-glucose 4-epimerase GalE produces MKVLVTGGAGYIGSHTAKRLAEHGHTPITFDNLSTGHRALARFGPLVVGDVTDPAALDAAISAHRPEAIVHFAALSQVGESMQRPELYFRNNVGGTVALVEAALRGRIGTFVFSSTAATYGIPSHVPILETQAVQPINPYGESKLACEMLLRSASAAHGLSCTALRYFNAAGADPGGLIGEAHDPETHAIPLLLMAAAGKRAGFAIFGDDYDTPDGTCIRDYLHVTDLAEAHVRALTLSGAARFEAINLGTGHGQSVRELVDAARAVTGRDFRVEARPRRAGDPPSLVADAGKALDLLGWKAEHSSLDHIMRTAWDWTNAPANPLHNRG; encoded by the coding sequence ATGAAGGTGCTCGTCACCGGCGGGGCCGGCTATATCGGCAGCCACACCGCCAAGCGGCTGGCCGAACATGGCCACACGCCGATCACCTTCGACAATCTGTCCACCGGCCATCGCGCGCTCGCCCGTTTCGGCCCGCTGGTGGTGGGCGACGTGACCGATCCGGCCGCGCTCGACGCCGCCATTTCCGCGCACCGGCCCGAGGCGATCGTCCACTTCGCCGCGCTGTCGCAGGTGGGCGAATCGATGCAGCGGCCGGAGCTGTATTTCCGCAACAATGTCGGCGGGACGGTCGCGCTGGTCGAGGCGGCGCTGCGCGGCAGGATCGGCACGTTCGTCTTTTCCAGCACGGCTGCGACCTATGGCATCCCGAGCCATGTGCCGATCCTGGAAACGCAGGCCGTCCAACCGATCAACCCCTATGGCGAATCCAAGCTCGCCTGCGAGATGCTGCTGCGCAGCGCCTCGGCGGCGCATGGCCTCAGCTGCACGGCGCTGCGCTATTTCAACGCGGCCGGCGCCGATCCGGGCGGGCTGATCGGCGAGGCGCACGATCCCGAAACCCACGCCATTCCCCTGCTGCTGATGGCGGCGGCGGGCAAGCGCGCGGGCTTCGCGATCTTCGGCGACGATTACGACACGCCCGACGGCACCTGCATCCGCGATTATCTCCACGTCACCGATCTGGCCGAAGCCCATGTCCGCGCGCTGACGCTCTCCGGCGCGGCGCGGTTCGAGGCGATCAACCTGGGCACGGGCCATGGCCAGTCGGTGCGCGAGCTGGTCGATGCGGCGCGCGCCGTGACGGGCCGCGACTTCCGCGTCGAGGCCAGGCCACGCCGCGCGGGCGATCCGCCCAGCCTCGTCGCCGATGCCGGCAAGGCGCTCGACCTGCTCGGCTGGAAGGCGGAGCATTCGTCGCTCGACCACATCATGCGCACCGCGTGGGACTGGACCAACGCGCCGGCCAACCCGCTGCACAATCGAGGGTAG
- a CDS encoding GNAT family acetyltransferase: MTAAGIPIGRLDPAETEAAVALWQAAGLTRPWNDPRADIAAALACPTATILAAREDGGGTGDRLVATVMAGFDGHRGWLYYLAVADDRRGQGLGRAMVAAAEAWLAAEGAPKVQLMIRADNAAARGFYGRLGYEQSDVMVVGKRLDR, encoded by the coding sequence GTGACGGCGGCCGGCATCCCGATCGGCCGGCTCGATCCGGCCGAGACGGAGGCGGCGGTCGCCTTGTGGCAGGCGGCCGGCCTCACCCGGCCGTGGAACGACCCCCGCGCCGACATCGCCGCCGCGCTGGCCTGCCCCACCGCCACCATCCTCGCCGCGCGTGAGGATGGTGGCGGGACAGGCGATCGGCTGGTGGCGACGGTGATGGCCGGCTTCGACGGCCATCGCGGCTGGCTCTATTACCTCGCGGTGGCCGACGACCGGCGCGGGCAGGGTCTGGGCCGCGCGATGGTCGCGGCGGCGGAGGCATGGCTGGCGGCCGAAGGCGCGCCCAAGGTGCAGCTGATGATCCGCGCGGACAATGCGGCGGCGCGGGGGTTCTACGGCCGGCTGGGCTATGAGCAGAGCGACGTGATGGTCGTCGGCAAGCGGCTGGATCGATAG